One part of the Eptesicus fuscus isolate TK198812 chromosome 20, DD_ASM_mEF_20220401, whole genome shotgun sequence genome encodes these proteins:
- the CCDC92B gene encoding coiled-coil domain containing 92B yields the protein MDTMSLEHQIQSVQRHISFLKKEQMALLRDLHLEILRLQKRCSELTRDLEMREAQSHQQEEASRELESKCRALESQLAARAAANAELRREVAQREALVTALRCSLRAEERRFLEELRRRSHRATVLGTELQKHTEAAAYLSCQLHAARQRLQAPRPGPGAAAEARPRRRAQRARRPPATEAAAKGPGRDWAAWDRAACALDDAEPMPDPALFLCARRPPRPSGRSPRQPPPLEPPDLASPPAAPSAPGAPE from the exons ATGGATACCATGTCCCTAGAGCATCAGATCCAGAGCGTGCAACGCCACATCAGCTTCCTGAAAAAAGAGCAGATGGCCCTGCTGCGAGACCTGCACCTGGAAATCCTGAGGCTGCAGAAACGCTGCTCAG AACTGACCCGTGACCTGGAGATGAGAGAGGCCCAATCTCACCAGCAAG AGGAGGCGTCCCGGGAGCTGGAGAGCAAGTGCCGCGCGCTGGAGTCGCAGctggcggcgcgggcggcggccaACGCGGAGCTGCGGCGGGAGGTGGCGCAGCGGGAGGCGCTGGTGACGGCGCTGCGCTGCAGCCTGCGCGCCGAGGAGCGCCGCTTCCTGGAGGAGCTGCGCCGCCGCAGCCACCGCGCCACCGTGCTGGGCACCGAGCTGCAGAAGCACACCGAGGCGGCCGCCTACCTCTCCTGCCAGCTGCACGCGGCGCGCCAGAGACTGCAggccccgcgccccggccccggcgccGCCGCCGAAGCCCGGCCCCGCCGGCGCGCACAGCGGGCTCGCCGCCCGCCGGCCACGGAGGCCGCCGCGAAGGGCCCCGGCCGGGACTGGGCCGCCTGGGACCGCGCGGCCTGCGCCCTGGACGACGCCGAGCCCATGCCCGACCCAGCACTCTTCCTCTGTGCCCGGAGGCCCCCGCGGCCCAGCGGCCGCAGCCCGCGCCAGCCGCCTCCCCTGGAGCCCCCGGACCTGGCCTCCCCACCGGCTGCGCCCAGTGCGCCCGGGGCCCCGGAGTAG